ACTCTTCGCTCACGATCCGCTTGCCGTTCCACACGCCCTTGTTCAGATAGAGGCGGCCGATCTTGGCCAAGTCCAGCATCGTCAGCGTGATGCCGCCGAAGGCGTGGGCCACGCCGTTCTTCTTGCTGTCCACGTTGACCAGCGCCGGGGATTCCATCCCCAGCGGTTTCCAGATCCGTTCGCTCAGATAATCGATATAGCGCATGCCGCAGGCGCGCTCGACCACGACGCCCAGGATCTGCGACGTCATGCTCTCGTAGCGGTATTCCGTGCCCGGCTCGCAGCGGAACTTCAGGCCGCGGATCTGCCGCATCAGATGGTGTCCGTAGTTCAGGCGCGCCATCGCGTTCAGCCGCTTCAGGTCCTTCAGGGTCAGCGAATAGGTATCGTCGAAATCCAGGCCGCTGCGCATGTTCAGCAGATGCCGGATGGTCAGCTTCTGCCACATCGGATCGCCCTTCTTCAACTCCGGCAGATAATCCGTCACGGGATCGTCGATGCTGCGGATATAGCCGTCGTCCACCGCGATCCCGCACAGGAGCGAGGTGATCGATTTCGACACGGAGAAGACGGTCCCCAGTCGGTCCGGCGTGAAATCGCCCCAGCATTTCTCATAGACGATGCTGTCGTTCTGGATGATCATGATTCCCTGCGTCTTGCTTTTCTTTTCCAGGGCCTCCAGCAGGGTCGTATTCACGTATCTGGGCTCCTGCATGAAGAAATGCAGCGTGTCGATCCACGCGGCGCGCGTCTCCGCCTCCGCAAAGCGGAACACTTCCGGTCCGTTGGGCACCGTATCGTGCGGATGGTTTTCAAAACTGTAGATGTGCGGGCCGTTCGGGCCGTCGGCCCGGTAGCCCCGCACGATGGCGCACGACGCCACGGACATGGCGCACACGGCGAGCAAAGCGATTTTTCCGAATATTCTCATATCATTATCTTAACACGTCGACTGCATCTCAACTATCGGGCCATCCCGCACAACAATCTAATTTTCAATATGATACGGAACCCGTCCAGACTGTAAGAATGTAAAGCCTCTTACACGGTTTTGTAAAAAGGCTTTACAGAATCTCCGACCGGAGAAGTAACGGGTCTACTTCGCCTGGCTTTGCAGGTAGGCCTTGAAGAAGCGGCCCTGCGTGGTGGGCGTGAAGTCCCAGTCGCTGATGAGCATCGGGGACCAGTTGACGTCGAAGCACCACACGGTGAAGGAAATTCCCTTCTGCTCGAAGTATTTGGTGATATGCTCGCCGTAGACGTCGGTGGACATCACGGGGATATGGGCCCCCGGCTCGTCCGCAAGGCAGAATCCGATCTCCGTGCAGATGACCGGGTAGGTGTCGGCCACGAAGCCGAAATCCTGCTCCCACTGCTCCTCCCACGGCTCGGAGCGCTTCATCGGGTACGGATGCGACACATAGGCCACGTTCTCGCGGGCGATGGGCTCCTGCGCCACCGGCGTGAGGTCATAGGCCCAGTTGAAGCCGGCGCACAGGCAGAGCGCGTTGGGATTGTAGGTGCGGACCGTGTCGATGATCTGCTCCTGCAGCTCCTTCCATTCGGTCCAGCTGCAGGACCCCATCCCCGGGCCCGTCACCGTCGGTTCGTTGTACAGCTCGTAGAGCGCGACCGTCGGCTCGTCCTTGTAGCGCTGCGCGACGGTGCGCCAGAACTTGAAGGTCTCCTCCTTGGTGGTATTGTACATCGGAGAGGTGTAGCGCTCGTCCTTGAGGTTGCCGATCGTGTGCCAGTCCATGATGACGTACATCCCGTGCTGCTTGGCCCACTCGATGCCCTGGTCCATGGCCGTGAAGGTCTCCTCCCAGCCCATGGCATTGAGGTTGGTCGGATGGACGGCGAAGCGCACGATGTTGGCGCCCCAGTCGGCCGCAGCCGCGAAATAGCGTTCGTTCCACTGCCCGTCCCGGACCAGCTTGACCGGGTCCGAGAAGCAGAGGCCGCGGAAAATGATTTCCTGGCCCTGCGGGTCGACGAATTTGTTTCCTTTGACTTTGACCCAGCCGTTGCCGGCCGAACAGGATGTGGTCAGAATGAGGGCGGACGCCACGAGGGCGATGGCAGAAAGGCTAATTTTACGCATGGTTATTGTTTTTCGTTCCTTCAAAAATAAGAAAAAAGACCCGAAAAAACACCTATCTTTGTTCTATAAACTGACAAGACAATGAAAACGGTTATCAAGATTCTTGCATTCCTCCCCATATTCCTGTCCGCCTGCACCCCCACCGACGGTTCCTTCCGGCCCGTCCACATCAAGAGCAAGGTCGACGCCGTGCAGCCCGCCACCGGCCTCGTGCTGTGGAGCGACAACGCCGAAGACCGCAACGCCACCTACGGCAAATCCATTTCGCTGGAATACGCCTACTGCCTCCCCTGCCAGGTCGTGACCGGCAAGCAGGGCGAAACGGTCCAGTACGACTGGAGCAGCTTCGACGCCTGGCTCGACGAGGTGGCGTCCCGCAACCACCAGGCGGTGGTGCGCTTCCGCTACGAGTATCCCGGCGACGACAGCGTGGACGGCAATCCCGGCACCACGGCCGTCCCCGACTACATCAAGGGCCTGCCCGACTACCACGAGACCTACAACGAG
The sequence above is a segment of the Bacteroidales bacterium WCE2004 genome. Coding sequences within it:
- a CDS encoding Aryl-phospho-beta-D-glucosidase BglC, GH1 family, with protein sequence MRKISLSAIALVASALILTTSCSAGNGWVKVKGNKFVDPQGQEIIFRGLCFSDPVKLVRDGQWNERYFAAAADWGANIVRFAVHPTNLNAMGWEETFTAMDQGIEWAKQHGMYVIMDWHTIGNLKDERYTSPMYNTTKEETFKFWRTVAQRYKDEPTVALYELYNEPTVTGPGMGSCSWTEWKELQEQIIDTVRTYNPNALCLCAGFNWAYDLTPVAQEPIARENVAYVSHPYPMKRSEPWEEQWEQDFGFVADTYPVICTEIGFCLADEPGAHIPVMSTDVYGEHITKYFEQKGISFTVWCFDVNWSPMLISDWDFTPTTQGRFFKAYLQSQAK
- a CDS encoding CubicO group peptidase, beta-lactamase class C family translates to MRIFGKIALLAVCAMSVASCAIVRGYRADGPNGPHIYSFENHPHDTVPNGPEVFRFAEAETRAAWIDTLHFFMQEPRYVNTTLLEALEKKSKTQGIMIIQNDSIVYEKCWGDFTPDRLGTVFSVSKSITSLLCGIAVDDGYIRSIDDPVTDYLPELKKGDPMWQKLTIRHLLNMRSGLDFDDTYSLTLKDLKRLNAMARLNYGHHLMRQIRGLKFRCEPGTEYRYESMTSQILGVVVERACGMRYIDYLSERIWKPLGMESPALVNVDSKKNGVAHAFGGITLTMLDLAKIGRLYLNKGVWNGKRIVSEEWIRKSAEYDSEDNGGYHFNWYDLGHVGEPKAAYPGYYAEGIRGQILYVNPYKNLIMLRMGINNNTYSYIPIVFEQLANVWPE